The following coding sequences lie in one Synechococcus sp. PCC 7336 genomic window:
- a CDS encoding helix-turn-helix domain-containing protein produces the protein MIYLAYLFASIQALISDCKEYTTEAVVLALPMGFAERVLKLRKQKRWTQQELADRVGVRVLQIRRYESGTSKPTLEAIRKLALAFNISADALVFDDDERGPEDELKLQFEAVSQMPEEEKKIIRALLDGMIIKYQTSQMVKNWSA, from the coding sequence ATGATATATTTAGCATATCTTTTTGCATCTATTCAAGCACTCATTTCAGATTGTAAGGAATATACTACTGAGGCTGTAGTTCTGGCTTTGCCTATGGGCTTCGCTGAGCGTGTCCTGAAGTTGCGCAAGCAGAAAAGATGGACCCAACAGGAGTTAGCTGACCGAGTCGGCGTACGTGTCCTGCAAATTCGTCGCTACGAAAGTGGAACTTCCAAGCCAACTCTGGAGGCTATCCGAAAGTTGGCTCTGGCTTTCAATATCAGTGCTGATGCGTTGGTGTTTGATGATGATGAGCGTGGCCCTGAAGATGAGTTAAAGTTGCAGTTCGAGGCGGTCTCTCAGATGCCAGAGGAGGAAAAGAAGATTATCCGAGCTTTACTCGACGGTATGATTATCAAATATCAGACCAGTCAAATGGTGAAAAACTGGAGTGCTTAA